accacattctgtcagacctctccaccatgacccaaccgtcttgggtcgccccacatggcatggcttagtttcattgagttagacaaggctgtggtccgtgtgatcagattggctagttgtctgtgattgtggtttcagtctgtctgccctctgatgccttctttcagtacctaccatcttacttgggtttctcttaccttggacgtgaaAACATTTGTAAATTGTAAAACACTGATGCATATTAATTCTAAGATTTGCTAAGAATTTTGCATTAGACTTGAAtgcattattaatatataatttttgaagaagttctaatatatgtttaaaacattttaaacactaATTTATTTCACTAGAGCTTGGTACTAGTAAGGTTTTATCACCCTGGTAAGTGGATTACCTTTACTTTATTCTATGACCAGAATACTACACAGACTCCAGCCAGTTTGGTTAAGATTATATGAATGGATTATCACCTCTCCATTATCATTGTGGATAAAAAAACAATTAGCACAGATGTAATGAGGGCGAATCAGTAACTTATATGAAGGATTAACCTTTGTTCAAAATAGTCACCTTATGAGTCATGGAATTTAGGCTCCCCCTAGTGGCTATCTGGAAGCAATCAAATTTATACAACTAtgttttaacattattttctatTTGCACTTTTCCACTTTTTTTAAGCCAAATCATTAGGGACATGAAGAAAAAACATTCTAGGATTAACCATTACCACAGATGTTTTAAGGGTTCAGTTTGCTAAATTAAGAATGTTAAAGATGGATAGCAGAATTCCAAAATTATACAAACAActagtgctcacttcggcagcaaaTAGTACAAAATAGTACAAACAACTAGAAAAGGGGGAAACATAAGCAGAAGTGGCAGTAAACCAATATTTAATTACGAGATAGAAGCAGATTAAACACATTAATTTGACAAGATCTGTACTAGATTCTTTAACATTCTTTTCTTATACTTTGCCTCATTTTATCCTTCTTCAATCCTGGATTTCACAGATGAGTAGGTTTAAGTTTAAAGATCTCAGCATGTATTCCGAGACCAGAGAGCTAGTACATTACAGTAGTGTTATACTTGACACACAGTATTTTCTTATAAGAAAGCCTTTGGTCATAATTGTAACACAAGTTAAACAAGATGTTTTATATCTAGTTTCTGTAATCTAATAAATTCTCAACAtacttcactgaatttttttaaaagttaagttaTCTTTATCATAGAAAAATATGACTAGGAactttgtttataaatatttaaagattacTCATTGTTCTTTTAACAGAAGATAGACATTAAATTTTAGGTCTTCTCTTGGTGTGGCATTTACTTCACTATATTTAGTTTGCCCCCACCAGTAAAAGTAACTTATAAATAGAGAAAATTCAAAAGAGGTTGATCTGAAATCATTTTAGAATGTAAGTTGTACATTttgtacagaaaatatttttaatctttactttGTCAGAATTATTTTACATCACAAAAAAAGTTAGTGAACATCTCTTTTCCCTGCACTTTTCCAGGTCTAATTGTCCAAAATGTGGCTCTGCTGGTGAAGCTGAAAATGCCATTTACAGATACAAGCTTTCCTTAaaagttgcagagtcaaacaAATTATTTGGCATTACTGTATTTGGAAGTTGCTTAGATGCATTTTTTGGTCTCACAGCCACTGGTTTGCACAGGTAAGAATATTTAAAGCATTCTTTTTCCTAGCCATGTACATCAAGTTTGAagatatgtgtttttaaaataatatgcatttagTAAAAAGATGATCACTTGACCTCAAATTATCAGttcatttaaaaagataagaaagaaagagaaaaacgttTGTTTCCTGAATACATATTGTGGTGATGTAAAACCATGCTCCTTTTATTCAGACCAACTAAACTGTAATTAGAGTATTAAATTACAAAACTTTAATCCAAGTTAGCAAAATAtagatgaagaaagtaaaatcatTTCCAACTGAAGGATTATTCAAATCAAGTGGCTAAGGTCTCTTGAGGTGGAAGAagctatttgaagaaatatttacatatcaaaagttgaaattttgtcatttatttcatttgcatTGAAACTTCATCTGCATAATTGAACCTGTTAAGATGTTGTCCTGACAATGTAAgtgtatagagagagagagagaaaatctctGTCCATCTCCTTGTAGCTGTGAGCAAACtgatttgaagaaaagaaaagccaaggACCACAGCCAGGATTGCCAGCAATGAGGAAAGACTTCCTTCTGCATTGAGGAGAAGGGCTGAAGATCCCACCACTTCTCCCACtgccacttttagaataattgcTGGGCCTGATTACTGACAGGCATCTACTTTATTCACACTTGATCAACTGCTTTTGTCTTTCTAGGCAATAGGAATCTAGAGGGAACAAAACACCTAGCTGTTAaagtcacatttcttttttctatatgtAACTCAAAAGTTTCATGctttcccattttttcttttcttttcaattaagGTACATTCAGGATCCCAGTGAAATTCCAGAAACTCTGGACAGTgatacaactcaaaacctattAACTAAAGCAGTGGAAACTTGCTTTGTTGGACAAAACTTCATTTTTGGAGTGACGGTAATTGAGACTAGTTTTGTTCTTAGTATTATGCTAATATTTCCATTGTAatgaaactattttaattttctaagtaGCTTTTAGGAGTCATAAACATGAGGGCCTGTAGAAACCCTTTGAACTACATAAAAATAGGCTATAGGTGATCCTTTAAAACATTATGTATATGACAAGATCTTCTTTCAAAAGCTAGAAGAGCCCTGTTGAAAGGCTTTCAGAGCTTTAGAAAtctaaatttattatatattcacAAGTGCTAGatattttgttttgatatttggtATTTACTGTACTctctaacggagaaggcaatggcaccccactccagtactcttgcatggaaaatcccatggatggaggagcctggtaggctgcggtccatggggtcgctaagagtcggacacgactgagcgacttcactttcagttttcactttcacatattggagaaggaaatggcaacccactccagtgttcttgcctggagaatcccagggatgggggagcctggtgggctgccgtctgtgggatcacacagagtcagacatgactgaagtgacttagcagcagcagcagtactctCTAAATTCGGTTTAGATTCTATAGAAAAACTTTAATCAACTCTTATCTACAAAAAGGAGGGAAGTAACATTGAAAGCAAAGTAACTGAGTACTGATAACTCTAAGAATAGGTTAGGAAGGATGGTCTTAAATGTAAAAGTGACTGTAGAAAAAGTCTAAAGAATGTGCTGACTCTTAAGGAATAATCATTTTCTGTCTCTTGTATGCTAACGggagcaaataaatattttgcctGTATTGCAATCAGGGTTTTAAAAAAGGGAACAGAGCACTTCACAGCTGAACAGTGAGAAAACCCAAAGGGAAGTTGAAACTAGGAGCTACAGAGGTTTTCTTTGTTAAAATCTTAGatgcctttttttctcctttttttttaacaatatgaGAACATTCCTTTAAACATTCAAAGTTTATGTAAGTTAGTGAGAAATGTAATAGtaactaccatttattgagcaactactatTTGCTAAGTACCacaattttttgtgtgttattGTTAATACAATAATCCTGcctttttatccttattttataaatgaaagaacTGAGGCTCCTAATAACTTATCCAAAGTCCCCAGATTAGGAAATGTTCGAAACAGAATTTGAAGACAAGTCTCTTTACTCCAAGGTTTACTTTCCCATAATTACAATTCCCTATATAACCCTATCATGCTAGAGGAATTGAGATTATGGGTGTGGGAGTTATAGCTACATCTGTTTTAACCTTTTATATCCCTGTTTCATGTTTaagtcaaagggaaaaaaattattctcaTTTAAATTCATTTACTTCTTTCACAGAATTTTGAAAATCAGCATGGAAAAGGTTCAGGTTCCAGTAACTTCTCAGAGCAGTGCTCAGACCACAAGAGAGTAGTTAAAGCACTTGTAGCTTGCCAGATCATTCCACCAGACCCAAGTGTTGTAGGCTTCACTGTCATTGACTATTTCCGTCGGCTTTTGCAGCTTTCTGCTGTCAGGAAAGTTCACTGTGGCTCCCAGACACCTAATAGCCACTTACTTGCTTTAGAAAATTCGAATAGCGATCTCAGCAGCTTATGTGGCCCTAACAGCAGTTCTTATTGTTTTGAGCCCCATGGCAAAGATTATTTTTCAGGATTCTGGCAGCTATCCCTACAACTGACTTCTGTTGTTTCACAACTAACAGATGATGATTTTTCAGTTTTGGAACAAAGCGAGGCCAATGGTACTCTTCACCAGAACAGAAAGTGCATCTCCTCTGCAGAGGCCACTGGTTCCAATAGCTGCCTTGATACCATTCAGGGTTCATGGAGCCTTGTTTCACATATGGACAAAAAGAGCTCAGCACAAAAGTTAGATGAAGAACTTGGCCTACAGGCTAATCAGCCAAGTGCAGTTCATAGCAATCATCGTGAAACTGGAGTTCCTGGCTCTAATTTATTCCCTATGAAAGTACAGGAGCCATTTGAACCAAGGAATACAAAATCCTTGCACAGTGCTgtagaagttaaaaatatttattctcagCATGAGATAACATGTCACCAGAATCAGGAGGTAGATACGCCCCCTAGCTTTCAGCAGAGATGTACGTGTTATCCGTCTTCATCACTCAGACTTGAGGAAATAGCCAGTAGTTCCCAGGACTGTGACCTCGAGATCTGGGATGACCTGCCACTCTCTGAAAGCCTAAACAAATTTCT
Above is a genomic segment from Cervus elaphus chromosome 2, mCerEla1.1, whole genome shotgun sequence containing:
- the DDIAS gene encoding DNA damage-induced apoptosis suppressor protein isoform X2 gives rise to the protein MNRRRKFLLASVLALQNSSFIYPSCQKCFSRIILVSKRSNCPKCGSAGEAENAIYRYKLSLKVAESNKLFGITVFGSCLDAFFGLTATGLHRYIQDPSEIPETLDSDTTQNLLTKAVETCFVGQNFIFGVTDSVCFLQFPLGAKRKWMTTWPISPLVTDPSLAEEFSAD